One window of Dysgonomonas mossii genomic DNA carries:
- the serC gene encoding 3-phosphoserine/phosphohydroxythreonine transaminase, with translation MKKYNFSAGPSILPQQTMEETAKAILDFNGSSFSLMEVSHRSKDFQAVMDETVELFKELLEIPSGYSVLFLGGGASLQFCMVPFNLLERKAAYLNTGTWASKAQKEAKLFGEVVEVASSKAANYTYIPKDYTIPTDADYFHITTNNTIFGTEIHTDLDSPVPLVADMSSDIFSRPVDISKYALIYGGAQKNLAPSGVTFVIVKDEILGKVNRPIPTMLDYRTHIENGSMFNTPPVVPVYAAMQTLRWLKANGGLDAMYKRNKEKAALLYNEIDRSSVFKGTCQVEDRSLMNVCFVMTSEYEGNEAAFLEFAKERGLCELKGHRSVGGFRASIYNAMPIEGVQALVDAMKEFEKKIAK, from the coding sequence ATGAAGAAATATAATTTTAGTGCAGGGCCATCAATCCTTCCCCAACAAACAATGGAGGAGACAGCAAAAGCTATTCTGGATTTTAATGGTTCTTCTTTTTCTTTAATGGAGGTAAGCCACAGGAGCAAGGATTTTCAGGCTGTAATGGACGAAACAGTTGAACTGTTTAAAGAATTATTAGAAATTCCGTCGGGCTACTCGGTGCTTTTCCTTGGAGGAGGTGCAAGTTTGCAATTTTGCATGGTACCTTTTAATTTACTAGAAAGAAAAGCGGCATATTTGAATACGGGGACGTGGGCAAGTAAAGCTCAGAAAGAAGCTAAACTGTTTGGTGAAGTAGTTGAAGTGGCATCATCTAAGGCTGCTAACTATACTTATATCCCAAAAGATTATACAATTCCTACCGATGCGGATTATTTCCACATCACTACCAATAATACGATTTTCGGAACAGAGATACATACCGATCTCGATTCTCCGGTGCCGTTGGTTGCAGATATGTCGTCAGACATTTTCTCTCGTCCGGTAGATATATCAAAATATGCTTTGATATATGGTGGTGCTCAGAAAAATCTGGCTCCATCGGGAGTGACTTTCGTTATCGTAAAAGATGAAATATTAGGAAAGGTAAATCGCCCTATCCCAACAATGTTGGATTATCGTACGCATATCGAAAACGGTTCGATGTTCAATACACCTCCTGTTGTTCCTGTATACGCTGCAATGCAAACATTGAGATGGTTGAAAGCGAATGGAGGTCTTGATGCAATGTATAAACGCAACAAAGAAAAGGCTGCATTACTATATAACGAAATCGATCGCAGCTCCGTGTTTAAAGGTACATGTCAGGTTGAAGACCGTTCGTTGATGAATGTATGTTTTGTGATGACTTCCGAATATGAAGGAAATGAAGCTGCATTCTTAGAATTTGCGAAAGAACGTGGATTGTGTGAACTAAAAGGACACCGCTCTGTTGGTGGTTTCCGTGCATCTATTTACAATGCTATGCCTATCGAAGGTGTTCAGGCATTGGTGGATGCAATGAAAGAATTTGAAAAGAAAATAGCTAAATAA
- a CDS encoding NAD(P)-dependent oxidoreductase, protein MKVLIATDKPFAAEAVTGIREVVEKAGFELVLLEKYTEKKQLLDAVADVDAAIIRSDIFDKEVLDAAKNLKIVVRAGAGYDNIDLEAATANNICVMNTPGQNANAVAELVFGLAVYAIRNFFKGTSGTELLGKKLGIHAYGNVGRNVARIAKGFGMEVYAFDPFLSKEAIEKEGVKAVGSAEELYTTCQYVSLHMPATDETASSINYALISKMPKNALLLNTARKEVVDEASIVKVMEERKDFKYVTDVLPGNHAEMTEKFAGRYFSTPKKSGAQTEEANINAGIAAANQIVDFIKNGNERFRVNGK, encoded by the coding sequence ATGAAAGTACTTATTGCTACAGACAAACCTTTTGCTGCTGAGGCTGTAACTGGAATAAGAGAAGTTGTAGAGAAAGCCGGATTTGAATTGGTTTTGCTCGAAAAGTACACAGAGAAGAAACAATTGCTAGATGCGGTAGCTGATGTTGATGCTGCAATTATTCGTAGCGATATTTTCGATAAGGAAGTGTTAGATGCTGCTAAGAATCTAAAGATTGTTGTACGTGCAGGAGCCGGTTATGATAATATTGATTTGGAAGCTGCTACAGCAAACAATATATGTGTGATGAATACTCCGGGTCAGAATGCGAACGCTGTTGCAGAGTTGGTGTTTGGTCTTGCTGTATATGCCATCCGCAATTTCTTTAAAGGTACGTCGGGGACAGAGCTTCTAGGTAAAAAACTGGGAATCCATGCTTATGGAAATGTAGGACGCAATGTTGCTCGTATAGCCAAAGGCTTTGGTATGGAAGTTTATGCTTTCGATCCGTTCTTGTCTAAAGAAGCTATCGAAAAAGAAGGCGTAAAAGCTGTTGGTTCTGCTGAAGAATTATACACTACATGTCAGTACGTATCTTTGCATATGCCTGCTACAGACGAAACTGCTAGTTCTATCAACTATGCGTTGATTAGCAAAATGCCTAAAAATGCATTGTTACTGAATACAGCTCGTAAAGAAGTAGTAGATGAAGCTTCGATAGTGAAGGTAATGGAAGAACGTAAAGATTTCAAATATGTAACAGATGTACTTCCCGGCAATCATGCTGAAATGACAGAAAAATTTGCAGGAAGATATTTCTCTACACCTAAAAAATCGGGTGCGCAAACCGAAGAGGCAAATATCAATGCCGGTATTGCTGCAGCTAATCAAATAGTAGACTTCATTAAGAACGGTAATGAACGTTTCAGAGTAAATGGAAAGTAA
- a CDS encoding SUMF1/EgtB/PvdO family nonheme iron enzyme has protein sequence MKHLFFAIITSLILFTSCGKSVGSSIGGEVVGEKGSSWAEPTPYGMVLVSRGSIEMGPAENDSLWDIKASPKGVSVDNFWMDETEVTNSKYRQFVYWVRDSIIRERLADPAYGGNEAFKITEDRYGDPVKPYLDWRRPIPKRPLEEEELAINSVTFIHPITGVRGLDPRQMNFKYEWFDYTEAAKRRNRLIPQERTLNTDIAIDVNQVVMISKDTAYINEEGRPVNQTIVRPLSSLFDFVHTKIVNVYPDTTVWVNDFNNAYNEPYMRMYFSHSGYNDYPVVGVTWEQATAFCEWRTMFYKMGQPKNGRPIENFRLPTEGEWEFAARNGKTENKYPWDKEGTMDEKACFMANFKPGEGNYTKDGNLIPARVASYVPNRFGIYDLAGNVSEWTSTAYTESGTAMMNDMNPQYKYDAAKEDPYAIKKKVVKGGSWKDIGRNIRGDMREGEFQNQPRSYIGFRCVRTQVGFAKSKK, from the coding sequence ATGAAACATTTGTTTTTTGCAATTATAACTTCACTCATCCTGTTTACATCTTGTGGTAAATCGGTAGGATCAAGCATCGGCGGTGAAGTAGTTGGCGAAAAGGGATCGTCGTGGGCCGAACCTACACCTTACGGTATGGTATTGGTATCGAGAGGTTCTATAGAAATGGGACCGGCCGAGAACGATTCCCTATGGGATATAAAAGCCAGTCCGAAAGGAGTTTCGGTAGATAATTTTTGGATGGACGAGACAGAAGTCACCAATTCCAAATATCGCCAATTTGTATATTGGGTACGCGATTCAATTATCCGTGAACGACTGGCCGACCCTGCCTACGGAGGAAACGAAGCATTCAAAATCACAGAAGACAGATACGGTGACCCGGTAAAACCTTACCTCGATTGGAGGAGACCGATACCAAAACGTCCCTTGGAAGAAGAGGAGCTGGCAATAAACAGTGTAACTTTTATACATCCGATAACAGGAGTTAGAGGATTAGACCCTCGTCAGATGAATTTCAAATATGAATGGTTCGATTATACCGAAGCAGCAAAACGCAGAAACCGTTTGATACCTCAGGAACGAACCCTCAATACAGATATTGCAATAGATGTCAATCAAGTAGTAATGATATCAAAAGATACGGCTTATATCAATGAAGAAGGACGCCCTGTAAACCAAACAATAGTCCGCCCTTTGAGCTCATTATTCGATTTTGTACATACCAAGATTGTAAACGTTTATCCCGATACTACTGTTTGGGTAAATGATTTCAACAATGCCTACAATGAGCCATATATGCGCATGTATTTTTCTCACTCGGGGTATAATGATTATCCGGTTGTAGGTGTAACTTGGGAACAAGCTACTGCTTTCTGTGAATGGAGAACCATGTTCTACAAAATGGGACAACCTAAAAATGGACGTCCGATCGAAAACTTCCGATTGCCCACAGAAGGAGAATGGGAGTTTGCCGCACGTAATGGTAAGACCGAAAATAAATATCCGTGGGATAAAGAAGGTACAATGGATGAGAAGGCTTGCTTTATGGCAAACTTCAAGCCGGGAGAAGGGAACTATACGAAAGACGGAAATCTTATCCCTGCTCGGGTAGCGTCTTATGTGCCAAATCGTTTTGGTATATATGATTTAGCCGGTAACGTTTCAGAATGGACTTCTACGGCTTATACCGAGTCGGGTACAGCAATGATGAATGATATGAACCCTCAATACAAATACGATGCTGCCAAAGAAGACCCATATGCTATAAAGAAGAAAGTAGTAAAAGGAGGATCGTGGAAAGATATAGGGCGAAACATCAGAGGAGACATGCGCGAAGGTGAGTTCCAAAACCAGCCGCGCTCGTATATCGGATTTAGATGTGTAAGAACTCAGGTAGGATTTGCAAAATCTAAGAAGTAA
- a CDS encoding DUF1015 domain-containing protein, whose protein sequence is MALIKPFKGIRPPKSIVEQIASRPYDVLSSLEARLEAEGNEKSLYRIIKPEIDFEETIDEHHPDVYQRAVQNFNKFQEKGWLEQDTEEYYYVYAQTMNGKTQYGLVVCSHVDDYMNGKIKKHELTRRDKEEDRMKHVRVNNANIEPVFFAYPDNKDLDKIITNTISTPAEYDFEATDGVGHHFWVIKDQEDIQQITNIFATIPYLYIADGHHRSAAAALVGAEKARLNPHHRGDEEYNYFMAVCFPDNQLNIIDYNRLVKDLNGLSVYEFLKKLEAHFIVEEKGSDIEKPTALHNFSIYLDGKCYSLTAKEDTYDDNDPIGVLDVTISSKYILDEILGIKDLRSDKRIDFVGGIRGLDELKKRVDSGEMKLALALYPVTMKQLMDIADSGNIMPPKTTWFEPKLRSGLVIHKLE, encoded by the coding sequence ATGGCCCTAATAAAACCGTTTAAAGGAATAAGACCACCCAAAAGTATTGTTGAGCAAATTGCCTCACGCCCCTACGACGTTTTAAGCTCTCTGGAAGCTCGACTCGAAGCAGAAGGAAACGAAAAATCTCTTTACCGCATCATAAAGCCGGAGATAGATTTTGAAGAAACAATCGACGAACATCACCCCGATGTATATCAACGTGCAGTACAGAATTTCAACAAGTTTCAAGAAAAGGGTTGGTTGGAGCAAGATACTGAAGAGTACTACTATGTATATGCGCAAACCATGAATGGAAAAACTCAATATGGGTTGGTAGTATGCTCTCATGTAGATGATTACATGAATGGAAAGATAAAAAAGCACGAACTCACACGCAGAGATAAGGAAGAAGACCGCATGAAGCATGTACGTGTGAATAATGCGAATATAGAACCAGTATTTTTTGCCTACCCTGACAATAAAGACTTGGATAAGATAATAACAAATACAATATCTACTCCGGCCGAATATGACTTTGAAGCAACAGACGGTGTAGGACATCATTTCTGGGTAATAAAAGATCAAGAGGATATACAACAAATAACGAATATATTTGCAACTATACCTTACCTGTATATAGCCGACGGACACCATCGCTCAGCAGCGGCAGCATTGGTAGGAGCAGAAAAAGCGAGACTAAACCCTCATCATAGGGGAGACGAAGAGTACAACTACTTTATGGCTGTTTGCTTTCCCGACAACCAGCTCAATATAATAGACTACAACCGTTTGGTAAAAGACCTGAATGGATTGAGTGTTTACGAATTTCTCAAAAAACTAGAAGCACATTTTATTGTAGAAGAGAAGGGTTCTGACATTGAAAAGCCCACCGCTTTACATAATTTCTCGATTTATCTTGACGGCAAATGCTATAGCCTGACTGCAAAAGAAGATACTTACGACGACAACGACCCTATAGGCGTCTTGGATGTGACTATCTCTTCGAAGTATATATTGGACGAAATTTTAGGCATAAAGGATTTGCGTTCCGACAAACGTATCGATTTCGTAGGAGGAATTAGAGGATTGGACGAACTGAAAAAACGTGTAGATAGCGGTGAAATGAAGCTGGCATTGGCCTTATACCCTGTCACCATGAAGCAACTGATGGACATTGCCGACTCGGGCAACATCATGCCACCAAAAACAACATGGTTTGAACCTAAACTACGGTCAGGACTTGTTATCCACAAGCTGGAATAA
- the porE gene encoding OmpA family protein — translation MKRYISYIFSILILLLSAYSCKQVKLEDADRKFAQGEYFVAADMYRKIYRSIPVKKRELRGEVALRMAESYRLINNPLRANAAYANAVRYKVNDSTLNLQYARSLQKVGDYKQAARYYADFLKLFPDNKFALNGLEGTTVAPEWKANPTLYTVKRMDLFNSNRGEFSPMLLPPDYDQLYFTSNREGVIGDTISNITGSKLNDIFMSRKDESGNWMKPEHLDSPINTSSDEGTTSFSATGSAMYFTQTKLDSVNTSFPSIYVSYRSSGSWGKGTKIEINKRDTTSVYAHPAITPSGDYIYFVSDMPGGYGGKDIWRASMVGDLVEFVENLGPDINTAGDEMFPYMRNDSTLYFSSDGHVGMGGLDIYKAEYNKKSKGWKVENMKFPINSQADDFGITFEGNKESGFFSSNRGDGKGFDHIYSFAYPVITTVAEGYIVDTDDEFVTNATIRVVGRDGTNMRFPGKNDGTYKMDVKQGVDYVFLASAKDHLNTRMSLKTIAIEKDSTYLLDFILTPINKPVVLENIFYEFDKATLLPGSKKELDGLIDLLNTNPNVTIELSAHADRKGSDEYNIKLSQRRAESVVNYLIAGGISKDRLTAVGKGKSEPKTVTKAIVKKYDFLKEGDILNEEFIEGLTPEQQEMADQVNRRTEFKVLSITYNLE, via the coding sequence TTGAAAAGATATATATCTTACATATTTAGTATCCTTATTCTTTTATTGTCTGCATATTCTTGTAAACAGGTAAAACTGGAAGATGCAGACCGTAAGTTTGCACAAGGTGAATACTTTGTTGCGGCAGATATGTATCGCAAGATATACCGCAGCATCCCTGTAAAGAAGAGAGAGTTGAGAGGAGAAGTTGCTTTGCGTATGGCGGAGAGTTACAGGTTGATAAACAACCCTCTACGAGCGAATGCGGCGTATGCTAATGCTGTTAGATATAAGGTGAACGACAGTACTTTGAATCTGCAATATGCCAGATCGTTGCAGAAGGTGGGAGATTATAAGCAAGCTGCTCGTTACTACGCTGATTTCTTAAAGCTTTTCCCTGATAATAAATTTGCTCTTAACGGGCTGGAAGGTACAACGGTAGCCCCAGAGTGGAAAGCTAATCCGACATTATATACAGTGAAGAGGATGGATTTGTTTAATTCCAATCGGGGAGAGTTTAGTCCTATGTTGCTTCCTCCCGATTACGATCAGTTGTACTTTACATCTAACCGAGAAGGTGTTATAGGAGATACTATAAGTAATATTACAGGATCTAAGCTCAATGATATATTCATGTCTCGCAAAGACGAGAGTGGAAACTGGATGAAGCCTGAACACTTGGATTCACCTATAAATACATCATCAGACGAAGGCACAACATCATTTTCGGCTACAGGCTCGGCAATGTATTTTACACAAACAAAACTCGATTCGGTAAATACTTCCTTTCCATCTATATATGTCTCATACCGTTCGTCGGGGTCATGGGGAAAGGGTACGAAGATAGAAATAAACAAGCGTGATACAACCAGTGTTTATGCCCATCCGGCGATAACACCTTCGGGTGACTATATTTATTTTGTGTCCGACATGCCCGGAGGCTATGGCGGTAAAGATATTTGGCGGGCAAGTATGGTTGGCGATCTGGTCGAATTTGTTGAGAACTTGGGGCCCGATATCAATACCGCAGGAGACGAAATGTTTCCGTATATGCGAAACGACTCTACGCTCTATTTTTCTTCGGACGGACATGTAGGGATGGGTGGTCTGGATATATATAAGGCTGAATATAATAAAAAGTCTAAAGGCTGGAAGGTAGAGAATATGAAGTTCCCTATAAACTCTCAGGCAGATGATTTTGGTATAACGTTCGAAGGAAACAAAGAAAGTGGATTCTTTAGCTCCAACCGTGGCGATGGCAAAGGATTTGATCATATATATTCTTTTGCATATCCGGTAATTACAACTGTAGCTGAAGGATATATTGTGGATACAGACGATGAGTTTGTAACCAATGCTACTATACGCGTGGTAGGGCGTGATGGAACGAATATGAGGTTTCCGGGAAAAAATGACGGGACTTACAAAATGGACGTAAAGCAAGGGGTAGACTATGTATTTCTGGCAAGTGCCAAAGATCACTTGAATACACGTATGTCTCTCAAAACTATAGCGATAGAGAAGGATTCAACCTATCTGCTCGATTTCATTCTTACCCCGATCAATAAGCCGGTGGTATTGGAAAATATATTCTATGAGTTCGACAAAGCAACCTTGCTACCCGGATCAAAAAAAGAATTGGATGGTTTGATCGACTTGCTTAATACCAATCCGAATGTGACAATCGAACTTTCGGCTCATGCCGACAGAAAAGGGTCGGACGAATATAATATCAAACTCTCGCAACGCAGGGCTGAATCAGTGGTCAATTACCTGATAGCGGGAGGGATATCTAAAGATCGATTGACGGCTGTGGGCAAAGGTAAAAGTGAGCCCAAGACGGTTACCAAAGCTATCGTAAAGAAGTATGACTTTTTGAAAGAAGGTGATATACTGAATGAGGAGTTTATTGAAGGGCTCACACCAGAGCAACAGGAAATGGCTGATCAGGTAAACCGCCGGACAGAGTTTAAGGTATTAAGTATTACATATAATCTCGAGTAG
- a CDS encoding DUF4835 family protein, producing MLRLTLFIISAIISFADIEAQELNAKLTINSSKVPAANQNLFSAMESSLNQLLNDQAWTNTSFNINERIDCSVNISISEMTSDNSFVAEMQVTSRRPVYNSTYITTLINYRDTKFEFNYTPGESLDLSNITLSNNLVAVISFYAYVVIGLDFDSFSLNGGAPYFARAMEIANMAQSLNTKGWEPFSGKNDNRYDLAVAFTDESSKAFHSFWYNYHRNGLDEMAANASRGRIRIIEAMADLQKLYDSRPSSPLLLIIGETKLDEIVRICSQATAEEKQAVKKQLNQIFPTKGYLINNLK from the coding sequence ATGTTAAGACTGACTTTATTCATAATATCTGCAATAATCTCTTTTGCTGACATAGAGGCACAGGAGTTGAATGCAAAGCTCACTATAAACAGCAGTAAAGTTCCTGCGGCAAACCAAAACCTGTTTTCGGCAATGGAAAGCTCACTCAATCAGTTGTTGAATGATCAAGCATGGACAAATACCTCGTTCAACATAAATGAGCGTATTGATTGCTCTGTGAATATTTCGATAAGTGAAATGACTTCGGATAATAGTTTTGTTGCAGAAATGCAGGTTACTTCACGTCGTCCTGTATATAATTCGACATATATAACTACTCTGATCAACTATAGAGATACTAAATTTGAGTTTAATTATACACCAGGAGAATCTCTCGACTTGAGCAATATTACACTTTCCAATAACTTGGTAGCAGTAATATCCTTTTATGCTTATGTTGTCATAGGGCTTGATTTTGATTCATTTTCCTTAAATGGAGGTGCTCCGTATTTTGCAAGGGCAATGGAAATCGCTAATATGGCTCAATCATTGAATACAAAAGGGTGGGAGCCTTTCTCCGGCAAAAATGATAACAGGTATGATCTTGCTGTGGCTTTTACCGATGAGAGCTCTAAAGCCTTTCATTCTTTCTGGTACAATTATCATCGCAATGGGTTGGACGAAATGGCAGCCAATGCTTCACGTGGAAGAATACGTATTATAGAAGCAATGGCAGACTTGCAGAAGTTGTACGATTCACGTCCATCTTCTCCATTGTTATTAATTATCGGTGAAACCAAACTGGATGAAATAGTACGTATCTGTTCTCAGGCTACAGCCGAAGAGAAGCAAGCTGTAAAAAAGCAGCTAAACCAGATATTTCCTACGAAAGGTTATCTTATAAATAACCTAAAATAA
- the pncB gene encoding nicotinate phosphoribosyltransferase, protein MIIKHFTDNDLYKFSVMLAIQKLYPWAYVKYAFTNRGKTQFPEGFAERMKEEVASMANLQLTAEEKKFIKAKCYFFDPVFVDFLEGFRYKPEEVTITQEGGDLSVVIEGYWYRTVLWEVPLLAIISELYFQMTGATPQNVEENAIIKAKALKEMEADYSEFGTRRRFSFDVEDKVIGALQAHSGKYFKGTSNVYFAMKHNTIPIGTMPHEWFMFHGAIFGYRSANIKGLEAWVEVYDGSLGIALTDTYTTDSFFNSFSLKQAKLFDGVRHDSGDPLVFADKAISFYQQNRIDATSKTLVFSDSLNLDTVKEIKDHVAGRIHDTYGIGTFFSNDVGSKALNIVIKLTDVKLHKKDANFMKAVKLSDVAGKHTGDPREIDLSIKTLGLE, encoded by the coding sequence ATGATAATAAAACATTTTACAGACAACGATCTGTACAAATTTTCTGTCATGCTAGCTATCCAAAAGCTATATCCGTGGGCATACGTCAAATATGCTTTCACGAACCGAGGGAAGACTCAATTTCCTGAAGGATTCGCCGAACGGATGAAAGAAGAAGTAGCATCTATGGCTAACTTGCAATTAACCGCCGAAGAGAAAAAATTTATAAAGGCCAAATGTTATTTCTTCGATCCTGTATTTGTAGACTTTCTTGAAGGATTCAGATATAAACCTGAGGAAGTAACCATCACTCAAGAAGGAGGAGACCTCAGCGTGGTAATAGAGGGCTATTGGTACAGAACTGTACTTTGGGAAGTTCCACTGCTGGCAATTATCTCCGAGCTTTATTTTCAGATGACAGGAGCTACCCCGCAAAATGTAGAAGAAAATGCAATAATAAAAGCAAAAGCCCTGAAAGAAATGGAAGCCGATTATTCCGAATTTGGTACTCGCAGACGTTTTTCTTTCGACGTAGAAGATAAAGTTATCGGAGCGCTTCAGGCTCATTCGGGAAAGTACTTCAAAGGGACGAGCAATGTATATTTTGCGATGAAACACAATACGATTCCGATTGGTACAATGCCGCACGAATGGTTTATGTTTCATGGCGCAATATTTGGTTATCGGTCGGCAAATATCAAGGGATTGGAAGCATGGGTAGAGGTCTACGACGGCAGTCTGGGTATTGCATTGACAGATACATACACTACCGATTCTTTTTTCAATTCGTTCAGCCTCAAACAGGCTAAACTATTTGACGGAGTACGCCACGATAGCGGAGACCCTCTTGTTTTTGCAGACAAGGCGATCTCTTTTTATCAACAAAACCGCATAGACGCCACTTCCAAAACATTAGTATTCAGCGACTCGCTAAACCTAGACACAGTTAAGGAAATAAAAGATCATGTTGCCGGACGTATACACGACACGTATGGTATCGGCACATTCTTTTCGAACGATGTAGGATCTAAAGCGTTGAATATCGTTATCAAACTGACGGATGTAAAACTACATAAGAAAGATGCGAACTTCATGAAAGCCGTAAAACTTTCGGATGTAGCAGGAAAGCATACCGGAGATCCGAGAGAAATAGATTTAAGCATAAAAACATTAGGACTGGAATAA
- the gldN gene encoding gliding motility protein GldN, protein MNKIYKILAVVICGLSFISVLHAQEQPESLRDRIAKRQQQQQGNTQQNNNGPKVPQLSVRAEMMNDTQTQDLSNATWIREVYRFLDLTKGKNAALYYPVQPIGNQMNFYTMIFKLMGDGNLVAYDWNNGTDLFVDNLKINFGDVLERLEIPYQKNGNAYSYDEFSIPSNEALGYYIKEAWYFDQSNSVLGVKIVAICPVLFRQQYVDGIDFGTSTNQGLKEPQFWIPYENIRPYAARMPIMASDKNNVMNKTIDDYFRMRLYEGEIYKTTNMENKFLNQIYTTPETLKEAQNKIEGELKEFDKELWIVNDSINQIQSGNTKNTKKSNYKAPKTKKAKSTSAISYSARDRR, encoded by the coding sequence ATGAATAAGATATATAAAATATTGGCTGTCGTTATTTGCGGATTGAGCTTTATCTCTGTGTTGCATGCACAAGAACAGCCCGAATCGCTTCGAGACAGAATAGCCAAAAGACAACAGCAACAACAGGGTAATACCCAGCAAAACAACAACGGGCCAAAAGTTCCTCAATTGTCTGTGCGCGCAGAAATGATGAACGACACGCAGACACAGGATTTATCGAATGCTACATGGATCAGAGAGGTGTATCGCTTTTTAGACCTTACAAAGGGAAAGAATGCTGCCCTGTATTATCCGGTACAGCCTATTGGCAATCAGATGAACTTCTATACAATGATCTTTAAACTGATGGGCGATGGAAACCTTGTTGCTTATGATTGGAATAATGGCACAGATCTTTTTGTAGATAATCTGAAAATCAATTTTGGAGACGTACTCGAAAGACTCGAAATACCTTATCAAAAGAACGGTAATGCATATTCTTATGATGAATTCAGCATTCCCAGTAACGAAGCTTTGGGATATTATATCAAAGAAGCTTGGTACTTCGACCAGTCTAATTCTGTGCTAGGTGTAAAAATAGTGGCTATTTGCCCCGTACTGTTTCGTCAGCAATACGTTGATGGTATAGACTTCGGAACATCTACAAATCAAGGCCTAAAAGAACCTCAGTTTTGGATACCATACGAAAACATACGTCCTTATGCCGCTCGTATGCCTATTATGGCTTCGGACAAGAACAACGTAATGAATAAAACCATTGACGACTACTTCCGTATGCGCTTGTATGAAGGAGAAATATACAAGACTACCAATATGGAAAATAAGTTCCTCAACCAGATATATACGACTCCAGAGACATTAAAAGAGGCTCAAAACAAAATAGAGGGCGAATTGAAGGAGTTTGACAAAGAACTATGGATAGTGAACGACTCGATCAATCAAATTCAATCAGGCAATACAAAAAACACAAAAAAGAGCAATTATAAAGCACCGAAAACAAAGAAAGCTAAAAGCACCTCTGCTATCTCGTATTCGGCCAGAGACAGACGATAA
- a CDS encoding NADH:flavin oxidoreductase/NADH oxidase encodes MSKLFSNLSIRNLTLKNRIIMSPMCQYSAHDGFATDWHFVHYASRAVGGVAVVIQEATAICPEGRISYGDLGIWKDEHISKLKEIVTAIEENGSIPGIQLAHAGRKASCELGWKRGEQIKEGENSWQTVAPSPIPFYETDNTPAELTEVEIEKIIYDFVLAAQRSIIAGYKIIEIHAAHGYLIHQFLSPLTNKRKDQYGGTFENRIQLLIKIVDAVRSLLNEDQSLWVRISATDWVDNGWNPEESTQLALLLKDKGVDVIDVSSGGNLPHVKIPVGKNYQVPFAKEIKSRTGILTGAVGLITESNQAEEILQKEEADLIFIGRELLRDPYFALHAAKSLGDDLKWPLQYERAK; translated from the coding sequence ATGTCTAAGCTATTTAGTAATTTATCGATACGTAATCTTACTCTCAAAAATAGGATTATCATGTCTCCCATGTGTCAATATTCGGCGCATGACGGTTTCGCTACCGATTGGCACTTTGTCCATTATGCCAGTAGAGCCGTAGGCGGTGTAGCAGTTGTTATACAGGAAGCAACTGCCATTTGTCCCGAAGGTCGAATTTCGTATGGAGATTTGGGTATATGGAAAGACGAGCATATATCAAAACTCAAGGAAATAGTAACAGCAATCGAAGAAAACGGCTCTATACCGGGAATACAATTAGCTCATGCCGGGCGTAAAGCAAGCTGCGAGTTGGGATGGAAACGTGGAGAGCAAATAAAAGAAGGCGAAAATAGTTGGCAGACAGTAGCTCCCTCCCCTATCCCTTTTTATGAGACTGATAATACTCCGGCAGAATTAACAGAGGTCGAGATCGAAAAAATAATATATGATTTCGTTCTCGCTGCGCAACGTTCGATAATAGCGGGATATAAGATAATAGAGATACATGCGGCTCATGGATACCTTATCCATCAATTCTTATCTCCTCTTACCAACAAAAGAAAAGATCAATATGGTGGTACATTTGAGAATAGAATCCAGTTATTGATTAAAATAGTGGATGCTGTACGGTCATTATTGAATGAAGACCAATCATTATGGGTAAGGATATCAGCTACCGACTGGGTAGACAATGGTTGGAATCCGGAAGAGTCTACACAATTAGCATTGTTATTGAAAGATAAAGGAGTAGATGTTATCGATGTATCATCCGGAGGTAATCTACCGCACGTAAAAATACCTGTAGGAAAAAATTATCAAGTACCTTTTGCCAAAGAAATAAAAAGTCGGACAGGAATACTTACAGGAGCTGTAGGGCTTATTACTGAATCCAATCAGGCAGAGGAGATTTTACAAAAGGAGGAGGCCGATCTTATTTTTATCGGCAGAGAATTATTAAGAGACCCTTATTTTGCGCTTCATGCAGCAAAATCGTTGGGAGATGATCTAAAATGGCCTCTTCAATACGAGAGAGCAAAGTAA